One window of Tachysurus vachellii isolate PV-2020 chromosome 21, HZAU_Pvac_v1, whole genome shotgun sequence genomic DNA carries:
- the pef1 gene encoding peflin isoform X1: protein MSFYTQGYSGAGSNIPRQNPPPGNPYGGGAPPGGPVRGPYGGSQYGGVPGGQYGGPYGGYGGGAGAPGAPYGGQQAPGAPYGGYGQPQGGPYGQQIPGGNIPPGVNPEAYQWFQTVDNDRSGYINLKELKQALLNSNNSAFSDETCMMMINMFDKTKTGRIDVYGFSALWLFLQQWRVIFQQFDRDRSGSINSSELHQALSQLGYNLSPQFIQNLVSRYCVRGMSNALQLDSFIQVCTQLQSMTQAFREKDSGMTGNVRMSYEDFLSCTITKLM from the exons ATGAGTTTTTACACACAG GGCTACTCAGGAGCAGGGAGTAACATTCCCAGACAGAATCCTCCTCCAGGTAACCCGTATGGAGGTGGTGCACCCCCAGGTGGGCCTGTAAGAGGTCCATACGGTGGTTCTCAGTATGGTGGGGTTCCTGGAGGACAATACGGAGGACCTTACGGTGGTTACGGTGGAGGTGCCGGGGCTCCTGGAGCTCCTTATGGAGGACAACAAGCCCCAGGAGCCCCTTACGGAGGATATGGGCAGCCACAAGGTGGACCATATGGCCAGCAGATTCCTGGAG GTAACATCCCACCAGGGGTTAACCCCGAGGCATATCAGTGGTTTCAGACTGTTGACAACGATCGCAGCGGCTACATCAACCTGAAGGAGCTAAAACAGGCCCTGCTCAACTCCAACAACTCCGCATTCAGTGATGAAACCTGCATGATGATGATCA ACATGTTCGACAAGACCAAAACTGGACGCATTGATGTATACGGATTCTCGGCTCTCTGGTTGTTTTTGCAGCAGTGGAGGGTGATATTCCAGCAGTTTGACCGTGACCGCTCAGGTTCCATCAACAGCAGCGAGTTGCATCAAG CACTCTCTCAGCTGGGTTATAACCTGAGTCCGCAGTTCATTCAAAACCTGGTGAGCCGTTACTGCGTGCGTGGCATGAGTAATGCCCTTCAGCTCGATTCCTTTATCCAGGTGTGCACTCAACTGCAAAGCATGACCCAGGCCTTCCGTGAGAAGGACAGCGGAATGACCGGCAATGTACGTATGAGCTATGAGGACTTTCTCTCCTGCACCATCACGAAGCTCATGTGA
- the smim12 gene encoding small integral membrane protein 12 isoform X2: protein MWPVVWAAMRTYAPYVTFPVAFVVGAVGYHLEWYIRGPPKATGEDRGISELREDRKLEELVGRDSTEVVSLKDRLEFAPRAVLEKNRPEKS, encoded by the coding sequence ATGTGGCCGGTGGTGTGGGCAGCAATGCGCACTTACGCACCCTATGTGACCTTCCCTGTGGCCTTCGTAGTAGGAGCAGTGGGGTATCACCTGGAGTGGTACATCAGGGGACCTCCAAAAGCCACAGGAGAAGACAGAGGCATCTCAGAGCTTCGTGAGGACCGGAAACTCGAGGAGTTGGTGGGCCGAGACAGCACGGAAGTTGTCAGTCTGAAGGACAGATTAGAGTTTGCCCCCAGGGCAGTACTGGAAAAGAACCGTCCTGAGAAAAGCTAG
- the gjb9b gene encoding gap junction protein beta 9b translates to MNWLSLQVVLSGVSKYSTVIGRVWLSMVFIFRMLVFVVAVQPVWGDDLKDFVCNTAQPGCTHVCYDQTFPISHIRLWALQLILITCPSLLVLGHVKLREKKNQDNSNTQQGKKLYAVPGRRRGGLWWTYLFSLIFKTVIDAGFLYILYYIYKGFGLPSMIKCSLYPCPNVVDCYLSRPTEKKIFTIFMVVSSVLCILMCITEICYLVFKRCKKTFHEHMEQEHKRYVDQCEQRALSQSRYKCEVDPRASTYSLSKLKKDVTVSEIS, encoded by the coding sequence ATGAACTGGTTATCCCTGCAGGTCGTGCTCAGTGGTGTGAGCAAATACTCTACCGTCATTGGTCGTGTCTGGCTCTCCATGGTCTTTATCTTCCGTatgttggtgtttgtggtggCCGTGCAGCCAGTTTGGGGAGACGATTTGAAAGACTTTGTGTGCAACACAGCTCAGCCTGGTTGCACACACGTGTGCTATGACCAAACTTTCCCCATCTCTCATATCCGTTTGTGGGCCCTTCAGCTCATCTTAATAACCTGCCCGTCTCTTTTAGTCCTGGGCCATGTCAAGCTCCGTGAAAAGAAGAATCAAGATAACAGCAACACTCAGCAAGGCAAAAAACTGTATGCCGTCCCAGGAAGGAGGCGTGGTGGCCTCTGGTGGACCTATTTGTTTAGTCTAATATTTAAAACGGTCATTGACGCTGGCTTCCTCTACATCCTGTACTACATCTACAAAGGATTTGGCTTGCCTTCTATGATTAAATGTAGTCTCTATCCTTGCCCTAATGTGGTGGACTGCTATTTGTCACGTCCAACAGAAAAGAAGATCTTCACTATTTTCATGGTTGTCTCCTCTGTTCTGTGTATCCTCATGTGTATCACTGAGATATGCTACCTGGTGTTTAAGCGCTGTAAAAAGACGTTTCATGAACACATGGAGCAAGAGCACAAGCGATATGTGGATCAGTGTGAACAGAGGGCTCTTTCTCAATCAAGGTACAAATGTGAAGTGGATCCTAGAGCATCCACATACAGCCTCAGCAAACTGAAAAAAGATGTGACTGTTAGTGAAATCAGTTAG
- the pef1 gene encoding peflin isoform X2, translating to MSFYTQGYSGAGSNIPRQNPPPGNPYGGGAPPGGPVRGPYGGSQYGGVPGGQYGGPYGGYGGGAGAPGAPYGGQQAPGAPYGGYGQPQGGPYGQQIPGGVNPEAYQWFQTVDNDRSGYINLKELKQALLNSNNSAFSDETCMMMINMFDKTKTGRIDVYGFSALWLFLQQWRVIFQQFDRDRSGSINSSELHQALSQLGYNLSPQFIQNLVSRYCVRGMSNALQLDSFIQVCTQLQSMTQAFREKDSGMTGNVRMSYEDFLSCTITKLM from the exons ATGAGTTTTTACACACAG GGCTACTCAGGAGCAGGGAGTAACATTCCCAGACAGAATCCTCCTCCAGGTAACCCGTATGGAGGTGGTGCACCCCCAGGTGGGCCTGTAAGAGGTCCATACGGTGGTTCTCAGTATGGTGGGGTTCCTGGAGGACAATACGGAGGACCTTACGGTGGTTACGGTGGAGGTGCCGGGGCTCCTGGAGCTCCTTATGGAGGACAACAAGCCCCAGGAGCCCCTTACGGAGGATATGGGCAGCCACAAGGTGGACCATATGGCCAGCAGATTCCTGGAG GGGTTAACCCCGAGGCATATCAGTGGTTTCAGACTGTTGACAACGATCGCAGCGGCTACATCAACCTGAAGGAGCTAAAACAGGCCCTGCTCAACTCCAACAACTCCGCATTCAGTGATGAAACCTGCATGATGATGATCA ACATGTTCGACAAGACCAAAACTGGACGCATTGATGTATACGGATTCTCGGCTCTCTGGTTGTTTTTGCAGCAGTGGAGGGTGATATTCCAGCAGTTTGACCGTGACCGCTCAGGTTCCATCAACAGCAGCGAGTTGCATCAAG CACTCTCTCAGCTGGGTTATAACCTGAGTCCGCAGTTCATTCAAAACCTGGTGAGCCGTTACTGCGTGCGTGGCATGAGTAATGCCCTTCAGCTCGATTCCTTTATCCAGGTGTGCACTCAACTGCAAAGCATGACCCAGGCCTTCCGTGAGAAGGACAGCGGAATGACCGGCAATGTACGTATGAGCTATGAGGACTTTCTCTCCTGCACCATCACGAAGCTCATGTGA
- the smim12 gene encoding small integral membrane protein 12 isoform X1: protein MNGRIAVKCHQKVVCATMWPVVWAAMRTYAPYVTFPVAFVVGAVGYHLEWYIRGPPKATGEDRGISELREDRKLEELVGRDSTEVVSLKDRLEFAPRAVLEKNRPEKS, encoded by the exons ATGAATGGAAGAATTGCTGTGAAGTGCCACCAGAAG GTTGTTTGTGCCACCATGTGGCCGGTGGTGTGGGCAGCAATGCGCACTTACGCACCCTATGTGACCTTCCCTGTGGCCTTCGTAGTAGGAGCAGTGGGGTATCACCTGGAGTGGTACATCAGGGGACCTCCAAAAGCCACAGGAGAAGACAGAGGCATCTCAGAGCTTCGTGAGGACCGGAAACTCGAGGAGTTGGTGGGCCGAGACAGCACGGAAGTTGTCAGTCTGAAGGACAGATTAGAGTTTGCCCCCAGGGCAGTACTGGAAAAGAACCGTCCTGAGAAAAGCTAG